In Oscillatoria acuminata PCC 6304, a single window of DNA contains:
- a CDS encoding UDP-N-acetylmuramyl pentapeptide phosphotransferase/UDP-N-acetylglucosamine-1-phosphate transferase, whose product MSSYFPKLFPEHLFPLTPLQPFLLQLWAILTPLAFIGFLDDKHNLPASIRYLVQLTCASIAIFCFGPFPQPGLTPWGTGGGIIAILLTLIAITALINFYNFMDGLDGLVAGVTTVQLGFLALYLNQPLWWLLAAALLGFLGWNWSPAKIFMGDVGSTVLGAAVAIVNPVSL is encoded by the coding sequence TTGTCAAGCTACTTCCCCAAACTTTTCCCAGAACACCTCTTCCCCCTCACCCCTCTCCAACCTTTCTTACTGCAACTGTGGGCTATCCTCACTCCCCTGGCCTTCATCGGCTTCCTGGACGATAAGCACAACCTCCCCGCCAGTATCCGCTACCTAGTCCAACTCACCTGCGCCAGTATCGCCATCTTCTGTTTCGGGCCCTTTCCCCAACCCGGGCTTACCCCCTGGGGAACAGGGGGCGGCATCATCGCCATCCTCCTCACCCTGATTGCCATCACCGCCCTGATTAACTTCTACAATTTCATGGACGGCTTAGATGGCTTAGTAGCGGGTGTCACCACGGTGCAACTCGGCTTCCTGGCCCTCTACCTCAACCAACCCCTCTGGTGGCTGCTCGCCGCTGCCCTCCTCGGCTTCCTGGGGTGGAACTGGTCCCCGGCCAAAATCTTCATGGGGGATGTGGGCAGTACCGTCTTAGGGGCCGCCGTCGCCATAGTTAACCCGGTATCTTTATAA
- a CDS encoding class I SAM-dependent methyltransferase: MRYSDRTVNDKNPTKRFLQQNRLIHSYSVLSRFFEKNREIKILDFGGGSGELCKILSVEFPNAKICMYEPSLEKRQEALENLRGIEPEINLIGDFNEITSNESFDLIFCLEVMEHMPESQIVIELERISKSLKNGGYSVFGVPNEIYISGMIRGLFRLYRRLTLKDEFINHGYTEFDANLKNIVMATIGNPPSVRPVQVSSFGTPCHPGHMGFDYRSFENLLTHFFSIDKKYGSPVLNLPILLNTEAYFLCKKLPD, encoded by the coding sequence ATGCGTTACTCTGATAGAACTGTAAATGATAAAAACCCAACTAAAAGGTTTTTGCAACAGAACAGATTAATCCATAGCTATTCTGTATTATCAAGATTTTTTGAGAAAAATAGGGAAATAAAAATTTTAGACTTTGGTGGAGGAAGTGGAGAACTATGTAAGATTTTATCTGTTGAGTTCCCCAACGCAAAAATTTGTATGTATGAACCCAGCTTGGAAAAAAGACAAGAAGCTTTAGAAAATCTAAGAGGTATAGAGCCTGAAATTAACCTGATTGGTGATTTCAATGAAATTACATCTAATGAGTCTTTTGATTTGATTTTTTGTTTAGAAGTAATGGAGCATATGCCTGAAAGTCAAATTGTTATAGAACTAGAACGAATTTCAAAAAGTCTTAAAAACGGAGGATACTCAGTTTTTGGGGTCCCTAATGAAATTTATATTTCTGGAATGATTCGAGGTCTTTTTAGATTGTATAGACGATTAACATTAAAAGATGAATTTATCAATCATGGCTACACAGAATTCGATGCTAATTTAAAAAATATAGTTATGGCAACTATTGGCAATCCTCCATCGGTCCGACCTGTCCAAGTTTCATCTTTTGGTACGCCTTGTCATCCAGGACATATGGGTTTTGATTATCGAAGTTTTGAAAATTTATTGACCCACTTTTTTTCAATCGATAAAAAATATGGAAGCCCGGTTTTAAATTTACCTATACTTTTAAATACTGAAGCTTATTTCCTCTGCAAAAAACTACCAGACTAA
- a CDS encoding NAD-dependent epimerase/dehydratase family protein: MKLVITGGCGLTGSIFLEKISKLLKDIEIIAIVRSTTQRKSIENLNLNLTYQIGDSSDSRTWTSLLENHCPDVVVHIASINHLSILLDSFKDKNYCPHLIVIGSTGVYSKYRQASTLKQEMENRLMNYEGTWCLLRPTLIYGSERDKNLHKLIKFCDRYGFFPVFGSGSSLIQPVYAEDLAKAILTALQRPHIQGSYDLSGGTVVTFRELLTLVGKLLGKPVRQISLPMNIGVWSATIIENLLRERSPVRREQILRLQEDKDFSHLAAQKDLDFQPRSLEEGLKEEIELLKSKKIIGFN, translated from the coding sequence ATGAAATTAGTAATTACTGGTGGTTGTGGATTAACTGGGTCCATTTTTTTGGAAAAAATATCAAAACTTTTGAAAGATATAGAAATTATTGCAATTGTTAGATCCACTACTCAGCGTAAATCTATTGAAAATTTGAATTTAAACTTAACTTATCAGATAGGTGATAGTTCAGATTCAAGAACCTGGACAAGTTTATTAGAAAATCATTGTCCTGACGTAGTAGTTCATATTGCCTCAATAAATCATTTATCAATATTGCTAGATAGTTTTAAAGATAAAAACTATTGTCCCCATTTAATTGTTATTGGTAGTACAGGAGTCTATTCCAAATATCGTCAAGCCTCTACATTAAAACAAGAAATGGAAAATCGTTTGATGAATTATGAAGGGACTTGGTGTTTGCTCCGTCCAACTTTAATTTATGGTTCAGAAAGAGATAAGAACCTTCATAAGCTGATAAAATTTTGTGATCGCTACGGATTCTTTCCCGTTTTTGGTTCTGGTAGTAGCCTCATACAACCCGTTTATGCTGAGGACTTAGCCAAAGCCATCTTAACCGCACTTCAAAGACCCCATATCCAAGGGTCATACGACCTCTCTGGTGGCACGGTTGTCACCTTTCGAGAACTGCTAACTTTAGTCGGGAAATTACTTGGCAAACCAGTACGCCAGATTTCTCTACCGATGAATATAGGAGTCTGGTCAGCCACAATTATAGAAAATCTCTTAAGAGAACGATCGCCCGTTCGTCGCGAACAAATTCTCCGCCTTCAAGAAGATAAAGATTTCTCTCATCTGGCTGCTCAAAAAGATTTAGATTTTCAGCCTCGCTCTTTAGAAGAAGGTCTAAAAGAGGAAATCGAATTACTAAAAAGTAAAAAAATAATTGGATTTAACTAG
- a CDS encoding glycosyltransferase family 2 protein, giving the protein MLEQPQLLKTINPTVSIAIPAYNEAPYIESVIIGFLNQQYPGLVQILIADGGSTDGTQDIVNKIAAQNPIVKLLYNPLKIQSHALNIMLKEAKGDVFLRADAHCEYPSDYIEKCVEALVTSEALNVGGSQRYVAKTAFQAGVALASRSFLNGGAKYRNPEYNGYADTVYLGCFWKQPLLEFYKNGEVFDTTQITNQDAELNLKLLEINEKSIYVSSDIKCWYYPRTNWIHLYKQYFKYGRGRFLTATKHPEKAPLRSKIPFIFVLFCFLSLTLDLVIFQGNLYSIPILSFLGIIPFLETIKLLKKFNNHFEQEFWRGELENKPSILSCGYFCFIALITMPLSYGLGHGYQLIKNKVFRIKGW; this is encoded by the coding sequence ATGTTAGAACAACCTCAGCTACTCAAAACAATCAATCCAACCGTTAGTATAGCAATTCCTGCATACAATGAAGCACCCTATATTGAATCAGTTATCATAGGCTTTTTGAATCAGCAATATCCTGGCTTAGTTCAAATACTCATAGCCGATGGTGGCAGCACTGATGGCACCCAAGATATTGTTAATAAAATTGCTGCACAAAATCCTATTGTTAAACTTTTATATAATCCTCTAAAAATACAATCTCATGCCCTGAATATTATGCTTAAAGAGGCCAAAGGGGATGTTTTTTTAAGGGCTGATGCACACTGTGAATATCCTTCAGATTACATAGAAAAATGTGTAGAAGCTCTTGTAACTTCTGAAGCATTAAATGTTGGGGGGTCTCAACGATATGTGGCCAAAACTGCTTTTCAGGCTGGTGTTGCTCTAGCTTCTCGTAGTTTTTTAAATGGAGGCGCAAAATATAGAAATCCTGAATATAATGGATATGCTGATACAGTCTATTTGGGGTGTTTTTGGAAGCAACCGTTATTAGAATTTTATAAAAACGGCGAAGTTTTTGATACAACTCAAATCACTAATCAAGATGCAGAACTTAACTTGAAACTACTTGAAATCAATGAAAAATCCATTTATGTTAGTTCTGACATAAAATGTTGGTATTATCCTAGAACAAATTGGATCCATTTGTACAAACAGTATTTTAAGTATGGTCGCGGCAGATTTTTAACAGCAACTAAACATCCCGAAAAAGCCCCTTTACGGAGTAAAATTCCTTTTATTTTTGTCTTGTTTTGTTTTTTGAGTTTAACTTTGGATTTAGTTATTTTCCAAGGAAACTTATACAGTATTCCTATTCTTAGTTTTTTAGGAATTATCCCATTTTTAGAAACAATAAAACTACTTAAAAAGTTTAATAACCACTTTGAACAAGAATTTTGGCGAGGAGAATTAGAAAATAAACCTTCTATCTTAAGTTGCGGTTATTTTTGTTTTATTGCTCTAATCACCATGCCACTTTCTTATGGTTTGGGACATGGGTATCAATTAATAAAAAATAAAGTTTTTAGAATTAAGGGGTGGTAG